A window of Barnesiella propionica genomic DNA:
AAGTAAAGAGAGCGAAATTAGTTGCCAAATATACTGCTAAAAGAGAACAACTTAAAGCAGAAGGAAACTATGAGGCTCTTCAACTGCTGCCGAAAAATGCTTCTCGCGTACGTTTACACAATCGTTGCAAATTGACCGGTCGTCCTAAAGGATATATGCGTCAGTTTGGGATTTCCCGTATACAATTCCGCGAAATGGCATCGGCCGGTTTAATTCCGGGTGTTAAAAAAGCAAGCTGGTAAATTATTTTTAGTGTTAAATATTGTCCGGAATGCCGGATCAATTTAAACAATCATTTTTATGACAGATCCAATAGCAGATTATCTGACAAGATTGAGAAATGCAATTAAAGCTCAGCACAGAGTTGTTGAAGTGCCTGCCTCGAACTTGAAAAAAGAAATCACGAAAATCCTTTTTGAAAAAGGCTACATTCTGAATTATAAGTTTGTAGAAGACGGTCCTCAAGGTTCTATTAAAATAGCCTTGAAGTATGACCCGGTAAACAAAGTAAACGCTATCAAGAAACTGATTCGTGTTTCAAGTCCGGGTTTACGTAAGTACACAGGATACAAAGATATGCCACGTGTACTTAATGGTTTGGGTATCGCTATCCTTTCCACTTCTAAGGGTGTTATGACGAATAAAGAAGCCCGTGAGTTGAAAATCGGAGGTGAAGTAATTTGTTACATATATTAATTAAAGGAGGTTTATTATGTCAAGAATAGGAAAATTGCCCATAGTTATACCTGCCGGAGTAACAGTTACTGTAAACGGAACAGAGGTAAAAGTAAAAGGTCCCAAAGGAGAATTGTTCCAAGTGGTTAATCCCGATATCAAAGTTGAAGTTGCCGATGGTCACGTTGTTGTAACAAGGCCTAGCGATGATAAAGAACACCGTGCTTTACATGGATTATATCGTTCTTTGATAAACAATATGATAATAGGAGTGTCCGAAGGTTATAAAAAGGAACTTGAGCTGGTT
This region includes:
- the rpsN gene encoding 30S ribosomal protein S14 → MAKESMKAREVKRAKLVAKYTAKREQLKAEGNYEALQLLPKNASRVRLHNRCKLTGRPKGYMRQFGISRIQFREMASAGLIPGVKKASW
- the rpsH gene encoding 30S ribosomal protein S8, translating into MTDPIADYLTRLRNAIKAQHRVVEVPASNLKKEITKILFEKGYILNYKFVEDGPQGSIKIALKYDPVNKVNAIKKLIRVSSPGLRKYTGYKDMPRVLNGLGIAILSTSKGVMTNKEARELKIGGEVICYIY